In the genome of Spea bombifrons isolate aSpeBom1 chromosome 11, aSpeBom1.2.pri, whole genome shotgun sequence, one region contains:
- the LOC128468220 gene encoding bone morphogenetic protein 2-like: MCTNVLCLYLLLICGSAVSFYLPLKSGKSSIQNNPVSGTVSEAIQKLQEVFSFGELPHNIPPEKKPPQFMLELYSRVADPDGSTKAPGLLEGNVVRSFENKVLSESGHPHFIFNISSVGNNEKMLKAELRIFKWKTLGMASKHHFCRIDVYELLESASLPCRGNLISSRLLPLHSQGWEMFNVTQTVSKWVGDNNTNHGFLVMAMLPSGRFLDVDLLGLKKYQTESKRSYLVLFSDDGRRGVPTSMLSNPIMKDTDTTLSPSEPQSKMLSAPYKSPGAVENIKTRQIRDVFEDTNLPCQRSSMYVDFEEIGWDGWIISPKGYNAYHCTGTCLFPLGQGLSATNHATVQSIVHALKLNKEISSPCCVPNKLNSINLLYFDDEENVVLKQYNDMVAVSCGCH, from the exons ATGTGCACAAATGTGCTATGCCTATATTTGCTACTCATTTGTGGCTCAGCGGTTTCTTTTTACTTGCCATTAAAGTCAGGAAAGTCTTCTATACAGAATAACCCTGTGTCTGGGACAGTATCTGAAGCTATCCAGAAACTACAGGAAGTGTTTTCATTTGGAGAGTTACCGCATAATATTCCACCAGAGAAAAAACCCCCTCAGTTCATGCTGGAGCTCTATAGTCGCGTGGCAGACCCAGATGGCAGCACTAAAGCACCTGGACTATTGGAGGGCAACGTAGTCCGGAGTTTTGAGAATAAAG TGCTCTCAGAGTCAGGACATCCACACTTCATCTTCAATATCTCATCTGTAGGGAACAATGAGAAGATGTTAAAGGCTGAGCTCCGGATTTTTAAATGGAAGACACTGGGAATGGCTTCAAAGCATCATTTCTGTAGG ATTGATGTATACGAGCTTTTAGAAAGTGCCTCATTACCATGCAGAGGGAATTTGATCTCATCTCGATTGCTTCCGCTACACTCCCAGGGTTGGGAAATGTTTAACGTCACTCAAACG GTCTCCAAATGGGTTGGTGATAACAACACCAATCATGGTTTCCTTGTTATGGCCATGCTACCTTCGGGGAGATTTCTAGACGTTGACCTCCTTGGATTAAAGAAGTATCAGACAGAAAGTAAGAGGTCTTACCTTGTACTCTTCAGTGATGACGGACGAAGAGGAGTCCCCACCAGCATGTTATCCAACCCTATTATGAAGGATACAG aCACCACTCTTTCACCATCTGAGCCACAATCCAAGATGTTGTCAGCTCCATACAAATCTCCTGGTGCAGTGGAGAACATAAAGACCAGACAAATCCGGGATGTGTTTGAGGACACAAATCTACCATGTCAACGCAGCTCCATGTATGTGGACTTTGAAGAGATAGGATGGGATGGATGGATTATCTCCCCCAAGGGATATAATGCCTACCACTGCACTGGGACATGCCTCTTTCCTCTAGGACAGGGGCTCAGTGCCACTAACCATGCCACTGTGCAATCCATTGTTCATGCTCTCAAACTCAACAAGGAAATCAGTAGCCCGTGTTGTGTCCCAAATAAACTCAACTCTATAAACTTACTTTATTTTGATGATGAGGAGAATGTTGTCCTCAAACAATACAATGACATGGTGGCTGTTAGCTGCGGGTGTCACTGA